The sequence below is a genomic window from Draconibacterium halophilum.
TCCGGATCAGTAAAAGCATCAAAGGTTTTGCCGTCTTTTTCTTTTACAATTGGCAGCGGGCGCAACGATTTATTCAGCACAGTAAACTCCGTAACATGAATGGTTAATTCGCCCATTTGAGTAATAAAAGCATGCCCTTTTACGCCGATGATATCGCCGATGTCGAGTAATTTTTTGAATACCTCGTTGTACATCATTTTATCTTCACCGGTGCAAATCTCATCGCGGTTCACATAAATCTGAATACGTCCTTCGTGGTCCTGAATCTCAGCAAACGCGGCTTTTCCCATAATTCTGCGGCTCATCAAACGGCCCGCAATCACTACATCCTGAAAATTCTTTTCGTCTTCCTTGAAGTTCTGTTTTATTTCTTTGGTGTTGGTATTTACGTGGTACTGTGCTGCCGGGTAGGGTTCAACACCCAACTCGCGCATTCTTTGCAACGAATTTCGTCTGATGATCTCTTGTTCGCTTAATTCCTGATGACTCATTTCTTCTTCACTTTTAAATTCCTGTCATTCTTTTGTTTAAATGACAATTTATTGCCCGGGAAACGTTTGCTGAATCCCTCTAAAAAAATTTGGGCAAAGATAATAAAACAGATTGGTTGTAATTGTGTTGTAACATTGAATCAAATAAAAAATAATGTAGGGGGTGAATCATTTAATTTCCATATGCAATTGCATTTTGTATCTTTGTGAATTCACATCTTGATAAACACGATAACGCAGCATGGATAGAATTTGGAACTTAAAAAAACAAGGCGACCAAAACGAGGTTAAACATCTTTCAGCGGCGTTGAATGTGAATATGGTGATAGCCCGCTTGCTGGTGCAGCGGGGAATAGAAACCTACCCCGAAGCCAAAGCATTTTTCCGCCCCCGACTGAGTGACCTGCACGATCCGTTTTTGATGAAAGATATGGATAAAGCGGTTGCCCGATTGGATAAAGCAGTTGAAAATAAGGAAAAGGTAATTGTTTACGGCGATTACGATGTGGATGGAACTACATCGGTGGCGTTGATGTATTCGTTTTTGAAACAGCGGATTAAAGATATTGAATATTATATTCCGAACCGTTACAGCGAGGGATATGGAATTTCGCCAAAAAGTATTGATTATGCCATAGATAAAGGAGTAACGCTTATTGTTGCCCTCGACTGCGGTATTAAAGCTGTTGAAAAAATTGCCAAAGCCAAAGAGCGCGGGCTCGATTTTATTGTCTGTGATCATCATAATCCGGATGATGAAGTGCCGCCGGCTGTTGCAGTACTCGACGCAAAACAATCGGATTGTAACTATCCTTACAAAGAACTTTCGGGTTGCGGTGTAGGATTTAAATTATTGCAAGGGTACTGCAAAAAACACGAAATTGATTACGAAGAAATATATGATCTGCTCGATTTGGTAGCGGTGAGTATTGCTGCAGATATTGTTCCGATAACCGGAGAAAACAGGGTGCTGGCTTATTATGGCCTTAAGAAACTTAACTCGAATCCGGGAATTGGCTTGCAAACCATTATTAATTTTGCAGGAATTGCCGGTACCGAAATTACCATCAGCGATATTGTTTTTAAGATTGGGCCACGATTAAATGCCTCGGGCCGTATTGAGCACGGTAAAAAATCGGTGCAGATATTGGTTTCAACCGATGAAGATAAATCGGATCTATTAGGCGAAGAGATTGACTCTTTCAACGAGATCAGAAAAACATTAGACCGCGATATTACCCAGGATGCGCTGGATACCATTGAAAACAATCCCGAGTTTAAAGGTAAAAACAGCACAGTGCTTTATAACCGCGACTGGCACAAGGGAGTGGTTGGAATTGTGGCATCAAGAGTTACCGAGCAATATTACCGGCCAACGATAATTTTAACCGAATCAAACGGTTTGGCAACGGGATCGGCACGTTCGGTGCGCGATTTTGATCTTTACGAAGCTATTGGGCAGTGCAGCGATTTGCTGGAATCGTACGGTGGGCACATGTACGCTGCAGGATTAACAATGAGGATTGAGAACATTCCGGAATTCCGGCAACGTTTTGAGGAGATTGTTACCAAACAGATAACTGATAAACAACAAGTTCAATCTATTGAGGTGGATGCCAAAATTGCGCTTAGCGAAATTACGCCGCGCTTTTATCGCATTTTAAAACAATTTGCACCGTTTGGGCCGCACAATATGATGCCGGTTTTTGTTACCGAAGATGTTTTTGATGCCGGTACCAGCCGTTTGGTTGGTAAAAACCAGGAGCACTTAAAACTCGATTTGGTGGAGCCCGATGTTAATTCAGGAATATTCCCGGGCAT
It includes:
- the recJ gene encoding single-stranded-DNA-specific exonuclease RecJ; its protein translation is MDRIWNLKKQGDQNEVKHLSAALNVNMVIARLLVQRGIETYPEAKAFFRPRLSDLHDPFLMKDMDKAVARLDKAVENKEKVIVYGDYDVDGTTSVALMYSFLKQRIKDIEYYIPNRYSEGYGISPKSIDYAIDKGVTLIVALDCGIKAVEKIAKAKERGLDFIVCDHHNPDDEVPPAVAVLDAKQSDCNYPYKELSGCGVGFKLLQGYCKKHEIDYEEIYDLLDLVAVSIAADIVPITGENRVLAYYGLKKLNSNPGIGLQTIINFAGIAGTEITISDIVFKIGPRLNASGRIEHGKKSVQILVSTDEDKSDLLGEEIDSFNEIRKTLDRDITQDALDTIENNPEFKGKNSTVLYNRDWHKGVVGIVASRVTEQYYRPTIILTESNGLATGSARSVRDFDLYEAIGQCSDLLESYGGHMYAAGLTMRIENIPEFRQRFEEIVTKQITDKQQVQSIEVDAKIALSEITPRFYRILKQFAPFGPHNMMPVFVTEDVFDAGTSRLVGKNQEHLKLDLVEPDVNSGIFPGIAFNQSDAYDVITSGSPFDVCYSINENEYRGKTNLQLFIRDIKKREFLN